The Equus asinus isolate D_3611 breed Donkey chromosome 22, EquAss-T2T_v2, whole genome shotgun sequence genome has a segment encoding these proteins:
- the REP15 gene encoding rab15 effector protein, which translates to MGQNPSQQVPLKDSDGALSICEVVSEAMVHAAQKLKEYLGFEAPLSNLRPASNTLNEIFLIHFVTFCQERGVDGWLTTTKMTKHQALLFGADWIWTFWGADKQIRLQLAVQTLQMSSLPPVESKPCDLSDPESRAEQSARKRSRFDKLEEFCNLIGEDCLGLFIIFGVPGKPKDIRGVVLDSVKRETVRSHLPGGKAVARFVLETEDCVPIRELLGNCLSKKDELREVGKVYISIL; encoded by the coding sequence ATGGGGCAAAACCCATCACAACAGGTGCCTCTGAAGGACAGTGACGGGGCTCTCAGCATCTGTGAGGTGGTCAGTGAAGCTATGGTCCACGCAGCTCAGAAACTGAAGGAGTATCTTGGATTTGAAGCCCCTCTGAGCAATCTACGCCCAGCTTCAAACACGCTGAATGAGATCTTCTTAATCCACTTCGTCACTTTCTGCCAGGAAAGGGGAGTTGACGGCTGGCTCACCACCACCAAGATGACCAAGCACCAAGCCTTACTGTTTGGGGCAGACTGGATTTGGACCTTTTGGGGGGCTGATAAGCAAATAAGGCTTCAGCTGGCGGTACAGACTCTGCAGatgtcttctcttcctcctgtggAATCTAAGCCTTGTGACCTCTCCGATCCAGAATCCAGGGCAGAGCAGTCTGCCAGGAAGAGAAGTAGGTTCGATAAGCTGGAAGAATTCTGCAACTTGATAGGAGAGGATTGTCTGGGCCTCTTTATCATCTTTGGTGTGCCAGGAAAGCCTAAAGACATCAGAGGCGTTGTCTTGGACAGTGTCAAACGTGAGACAGTGAGGAGCCATCTGCCAGGAGGGAAGGCTGTGGCACGATTTGTCCTGGAAACTGAGGATTGTGTCCCCATCAGAGAGCTGCTTGGAAACTGTCTGAGTAAGA